The following proteins are co-located in the Carassius auratus strain Wakin chromosome 7, ASM336829v1, whole genome shotgun sequence genome:
- the LOC113105364 gene encoding uncharacterized protein LOC113105364: MDPSSTQDYDVVKTAILKKYEINAETYRLRFRNLNTPGDESPHELYIRLKDLFCKWVHYSSSNKEDIMEALVLEQFLRVLYPDVRTWVKEHDPTTAAEAARLAEAYITARKGTGNFRYAGILPSIRGKSEGFGGGSNSQDRILRLPQSKTTTPLVASQRVVKDDVVCYHCGQPGHTRPLCPLKKPKTASLCYVPHPVQSYPGKCNSQPVRSVLLNGRPVLALVDTGCTYTLVQRRFVPRQDWNDVETVTVCCVHGDNTPLPTAEVYIEVLNQSYLMKVGIAETLPYPILLGTDMPVLAELLQDTEWCGVVTRAQSKQVVQTTLNPDPDNPLQTLPFSSADIERESGPTKDNRLQQRRDWVSGLIDTSEQANEDVAEPELCESDIVIPNDLAQLQRGDPTLATCFEQVKQKDDADVSLDDPFVLKHELLYKQTKEGDLRLVVPKAQRSEVLQLGHSIPWSGHLGFAKTCLRISKRFYWPRMYTDIKEYCQTCPDCQLTAGRTPAIAPLIPLPVIDVPFERIGVDVVGPVERSQTGNRFILVISDYATRYPEAYPLRDVTAKQIASALLKFFSQVGIPKEVLTDQGTNFMSHTLHQVYQLLGIKRVRTTPYHPQTDGLVERFNQTLKNMLKKFVSDSGKDWDKWLPYLLFAYREVPQASTGFSPFELLYAHQVRGPLDVLKESWEATDNPKRMNILTYVMKMREKLQQNTALARENLVKSQVQQKHWYDKMARSRSFEPGEDVLLLLPTSDNKLLAKWQGPYQIKKKVGPVTYQIEIPSRNQPLQIFHVNMLKKWHSHRIPGQTEESKDIAMLVRAIEGEEEIEEQYLPSCRSDSKLNLQHLTEVQRHQLWECIPDQLFMDTPGRTDLVNHSIILKDTKPVRQSVYRVPEKLLSVMKEELQIMKQLGVIEPSSSEWSSPIVLVPKKDGTLRFCLDFRKLNSISKFDPYPMPRVDELVERLGRAKYLSTLDLCKGYWQVPLEPACKELTAFRTPFGHYQFRVLPFGLHGAAATFQRMMDKILHGTEDYAAAYLDDIIIFSQTWEEHLEHLKEVLNRIKAAGLTIRPDKCALAKPETQYLGFVLGHGVIRPQVGKVEAVKGAGRPVTKKQVRAFLGLVGWYRKFIPNFSARAINLTNLTKKSQPNNVVWTEDCEKAFEDLKNALCQEPVLQSPDFGKPFTVQTDASQHGVGAVLLQEEEGQLKPIVYISRKLLPREVNYSTVEKECLAVKWALDSLRYYLLGRKFRLETDHRALAWLGRMRDTNARITRWFLAMQPFDFEVLYRSGSQNYTADFLSRTPQSVSGEGGVNVTVGHCD, from the coding sequence ATGGACCCTTCAAGTACACAAGACTATGATGTAGTTAAGACCGCAATATTGAAAAAGTATGAAATCAATGCAGAAACTTATAGGCTGAGGTTCCGTAACCTAAACACCCCTGGGGATGAGTCACCACATGAGCTTTATATCAGACTGAAAGACCTGTTTTGCAAGTGGGTGCACTACTCCAGCAGCAATAAAGAGGATATTATGGAGGCACTTGTTCTGGAACAGTTCCTAAGAGTCTTGTACCCAGACGTGCGGACTTGGGTCAAGGAGCATGATCCAACCACTGCTGCTGAGGCGGCCAGACTGGCGGAGGCATATATCACAGCCCGAAAAGGAACAGGAAACTTCCGCTATGCTGGAATCCTCCCTTCGATCAGGGGTAAGTCTGAGGGATTTGGGGGGGGTTCAAACTCTCAAGACAGGATCCTAAGACTCCCACAAAGTAAAACCACTACTCCGCTTGTAGCTTCACAGAGGGTAGTTAAAGATGATGTTGTATGTTATCATTGTGGTCAGCCAGGACATACTAGACCTCTTTGCCCCCTGAAGAAACCCAAAACAGCAAGCCTTTGTTATGTCCCTCATCCAGTTCAGTCATACCCCGGGAAATGCAACTCACAGCCAGTTAGATCTGTCTTGTTAAATGGTAGACCAGTTTTAGCCTTGGTAGATACTGGTTGTACATATACATTAGTACAGCGCAGATTTGTGCCCAGACAAGACTGGAATGATGTAGAGACGGTTACTGTTTGTTGTGTACATGGTGACAACACTCCATTGCCTACAGCAGAAGTGTATATAGAGGTCTTAAATCAGTCTTATTTGATGAAGGTTGGAATAGCTGAGACTCTTCCCTATCCCATACTCCTTGGCACAGATATGCCAGTGTTGGCTGAATTACTGCAAGACACAGAATGGTGTGGGGTAGTGACAAGGGCTCAGTCAAAGCAAGTAGTACAGACAACACTCAACCCAGACCCAGATAATCCATTACAAACTTTGCCTTTTAGTTCTGCGGATATTGAGAGGGAGTCAGGACCAACAAAAGACAACAGGTTACAACAACGTAGAGATTGGGTATCAGGGTTGATTGACACCTCAGAGCAGGCTAACGAGGATGTTGCTGAACCTGAATTATGTGAGTCAGACATTGTGATTCCCAATGATCTAGCCCAGCTGCAGAGGGGAGACCCAACCCTTGCCACATGTTTTGAACAGGTTAAGCAGAAGGATGATGCTGATGTTTCACTTGATGATCCTTTTGTATTAAAACATGAACTTCTGTATAAGCAAACTAAGGAGGGGGATCTTCGGCTAGTTGTACCTAAAGCACAAAGAAGTGAGGTGTTGCAGTTAGGTCATTCCATTCCATGGTCAGGTCATTTAGGGTTTGCAAAGACATGTTTGAGAATCTCTAAAAGATTTTATTGGCCCAGAATGTACACAGACATTAAAGAATACTGCCAGACATGCCCTGATTGCCAACTCACTGCTGGTCGGACTCCTGCCATTGCACCACTAATCCCTTTGCCTGTGATTGATGTACCTTTTGAGAGAATAGGAGTAGATGTTGTTGGACCAGTTGAGAGAAGCCAGACAGGGAACAGGTTTATTCTAGTAATCTCAGATTATGCCACAAGGTACCCTGAAGCATATCCCTTAAGAGATGTTACTGCTAAGCAAATAGCTTCAGCCTTGTTGAAATTCTTTTCGCAAGTAGGAATACCAAAAGAGGTTCTGACAGACCAGGGCACTAACTTTATGAGTCACACACTGCATCAAGTTTATCAGCTATTGGGCATTAAGAGAGTACGAACAACCCCATATCACCCTCAGACTGATGGTCTTGTTGAAAGGTTCAATCAGACTCTAAAGAATATGTTAAAGAAGTTTGTTTCAGACTCTGGCAAAGACTGGGATAAATGGCTGCCGTACCTCCTTTTCGCCTACCGTGAAGTACCTCAGGCTTCTACAGGATTCTCGCCGTTTGAACTGCTATATGCCCACCAAGTAAGAGGTCCTCTAGATGTACTGAAAGAGAGCTGGGAGGCAACAGACAACCCAAAGAGAATGAACATCCTCACATATGTGATGAAAATGAGGGAGAAACTTCAACAGAATACTGCCTTGGCAAGAGAAAACCTGGTAAAGTCCCAAGTACAGCAGAAACACTGGTACGACAAGATGGCTAGATCACGAAGCTTCGAACCAGGTGAGGATGTCCTATTGTTACTTCCAACATCTGACAATAAGCTGTTAGCAAAGTGGCAAGGCCCGTACCAGATAAAGAAGAAGGTAGGTCCGGTGACCTATCAAATCGAAATTCCCTCAAGAAACCAGCCTCTTCAAATATTTCATGTGAACATGCTGAAGAAATGGCATTCGCATCGAATTCCAGGCCAGACAGAAGAGAGCAAGGACATTGCTATGCTGGTGAGAGCCATAGAGGGTGAAGAGGAAATAGAAGAACAGTATTTACCGTCCTGTCGCAGTGACAGCAAATTGAATTTACAGCACCTGACTGAAGTGCAGAGACATCAGCTATGGGAATGTATACCTGATCAGCTGTTCATGGATACGCCTGGCAGAACAGACTTGGTAAATCATTCGATCATCCTCAAGGACACTAAACCTGTCCGTCAGTCTGTGTATCGTGTGCCAGAGAAACTTCTATCTGTTATGAAAGAGGAATTACAGATCATGAAACAACTGGGAGTTATTGAACCATCGTCAAGTGAATGGAGCAGTCCTATAGTGCTGGTGCCGAAAAAAGATGGTACCTTGCGGTTTTGCTTGGACTTCAGGAAGCTGAACAGTATTAGTAAATTTGATCCTTATCCAATGCCACGGGTAGATGAGCTGGTGGAGAGGCTGGGAAGGGCGAAATACCTAAGTACGCTGGATCTCTGCAAGGGATACTGGCAGGTGCCGCTGGAACCAGCGTGTAAGGAGCTTACTGCATTCAGAACCCCCTTTGGCCACTACCAGTTCCGAGTCCTTCCTTTTGGTCTACATGGGGCCGCGGCCACATTTCAAAGGATGATGGATAAAATCCTCCATGGTACAGAGGACTATGCTGCAGCTTACCTTGATGACATCATAATATTCAGCCAAACCTGGGAAGAACATCTGGAGCACCTTAAAGAGGTGTTGAATCGTATCAAGGCTGCAGGACTAACCATCCGCCCTGATAAATGTGCCCTCGCCAAGCCAGAAACCCAATACCTGGGATTTGTACTAGGACACGGTGTGATCCGACCTCAGGTGGGGAAGGTGGAGGCCGTTAAAGGAGCAGGACGGCCTGTGACAAAGAAGCAGGTTAGAGCGTTTCTGGGACTTGTTGGCTGGTATAGGAAATTTATTCCAAATTTCTCAGCCAGGGCAATAAACCTAACAAACTTGACAAAGAAGAGCCAACCCAACAATGTAGTATGGACGGAGGACTGTGAAAAAGCCTTTGAAGACTTAAAGAATGCACTATGTCAGGAACCAGTTCTTCAGAGTCCTGACTTTGGGAAGCCATTCACAGTACAGACTGATGCCTCACAACATGGCGTTGGTGCTGTACTCCTTCAAGAGGAAGAAGGTCAACTCAAGCCGATTGTATACATCAGTAGGAAACTCCTGCCCAGAGAGGTAAACTATTCCACTGTTGAAAAGGAGTGCCTTGCTGTTAAGTGGGCCCTGGACTCTTTAAGGTATTATTTGCTTGGACGAAAATTTCGGTTGGAGACTGATCACAGAGCATTGGCCTGGTTAGGCCGCATGAGGGACACTAATGCTCGCATTACTAGGTGGTTTCTGGCCATGCAGCCGTTTGACTTTGAGGTGCTGTATAGATCAGGGTCACAGAATTACACCGCAGACTTTCTCTCGAGGACACCACAGTCGGTGTCTGGAGAGGGAGGGGTAAATGTCACAGTGGGGCACTGTGACTAG